GATCGGCGATCACGCCTTCTATCATTGATCGGCGGGTCGGCGTCGGTGCCGGCGTTCAGCGGGTGGCCGCGGCCCCTTCCGCCTTCTCCTGATCCGCACCTCCGAACCGCGCGGCCTTGACCCTGTCATAGGCCGCGCGGATCGTTTTGCCGGGCGCGGTCAGCCCGGCCGCGTCGGTCAGGCCGTACCAGCCTTCCGCCGCGGTCAATATCCGCTCGCTCACCGGCCCCGGCGGCAGATCCTGCGCCCAGCCCCGCAGCGCCGTGGCGTTGAACAGCGCCAGCAGCGTCGCCGCCGTCACGATCACCACCGTCGTCCAGCGCAGCGCCTGCCGGCCGCCGGCGCCACCCTCTTCCGGCGGCAGATCGACCGGCGAGGCGAATTCCGTGTGTGGCATAGACCGCGCCTCCCGATCAGAACTGGTAATAGATGAAGGGTTCGACACCCTCGGGGCGCATCGAATCCACCAGGAGGATCGTCGCGCCGATCGCCAGCCCCAGCATCAACGGCGACCAGCGCCGCAGCATCAGCGCGACGCGCTGGATCAGCGTCGGCGGGAAGGCGTGCAGCGCAAGGCCGAACAGGATCAGCACCAGCCCGAGCGGCGCCAAGGTCGTACCGCGGCTGAAATCGAGCGCGGCGATGCCGGCGAGATAGGCGCTGGCCGCCTCGAAGCTGGCCGAACGGAAGAAGATCCAGGCCAGCGTGACGATGTGGAAGGTGATGAGGATGCCGAGCGCGGTCGGCAGCGTCGGCAGCCCCGCCGGCCGATGCTGGCGCCATAATCGCTCGAGCACGAGCACGCCGCCGTGGATCGCGCCCCAGATCACGAAGTTCCAGCTCGCGCCGTGCCACAGCCCGCCGAGCAGCATCGTCGTCATCAGCGCGAGATAGAGCCGCGCCGGCCCGTGGCGGCTGCCGCCGAGCGCGATATAGAGATAGTCGCGCAGCCAGCTCGACAGGCTGATGTGCCAGCGGCGCCAGAAATCCTGCAGCGAGGCGGCGCGATAGGGCTGGTTGAAGTTGATCGGGAAGCGATAGCCGAGCAGCGCAGCGAGGCCGATCGCCATGTCGCTATAGGCCGAAAAATCGCAATAGATCTGAACGGCATAGCCATAGGATGCGAGAATCAGGTCGAAGCTGCCATGCGCCGCCGGATCGAAGAAGATCGGATCGACGAACTCGGTGGCGAGGTAGGAGGCGATGATCGACTTCTTGAACAGCCCCCAGACGATCAGCAGGAAACCCATCGCCGCCATGCCGCGGTCGAGCTTCGGCCCCGCCTCCAGCTGCGGCACGAGGTGCGAGGCGCGCACGATCGGGCCTGCGACGAGATGCGGGAAGAAGGACATCAGCAGCACCATGTCGAGCAACCGCGCCGGCCGCGTCTCGCGCCGGTAGATGTCGATCAGGTAGCTCATCCCCTGGAAGGTGAAGAAGGAGATGCCGACCGGCAGCACCACCTGCATGATCGTCACGTCCCGCTGCCAGCCGAGGCCATGGAGCAGCTCGACGAACTGCTCCATGAAGAAGCCGTAATATTTGAACCAGCCGAGAATGCCGAGATTGGCGACGACGCCGGCGATCAGCACCAGTCGGCGCGGCCGTTCCTCCTCGTCATAATGCAGGATCAGCCGCGCGGCGCCCCAGTTGAGGAAGCCGCTGACGATGAGCAAGGCGACGAAGCGCCGGTCCCACGCCCCGTAGAAGATCCAGCTCGCCACGAGCAGTACGATCTTGTGCCATTCGAGCGAACGCCGCGTTCCCCAGCCGAGCGCGAACACGCCCAGGAAGAACAGCCCGAAGCTGGCCGTCGGAAACAGCACCCCCCGCCCCTCGCCCGCCGTTACCGCGGACGCGACGCAGCGAAGCGCGCATAGGCGGCGTCGAGATCCGAGAAGATCATCGATCCGATGCGGCCGCCGCCGGCGCGGGTGAAATGAACATGATCGCCGCGCACCAGCGGCGGATCGGCCTTGCGCCAGGTGGATGCGGCGCATGCGCCCCCCATCGCCGCATTCCAATCCCAGAAGCCGAGCTTCAGGTCACGCGCGACGATGCGCTGACGCTCGCGGATCGCCGAGAGCAGGGTCGGCGTGTACCAGCCGGGATCGCCCGGGCAGGCGACCGGGCTGCCATAGTTGCGCGCCAGCGCGACATTGCTGGTGCCGGCATCGGGCGCGCCGATCAGCAGGATCGGCACCTCGCGCCCCGCCAGCCGTCGCAGGCGCCGCACCTGCGCGCGCAGGTCGACCTCGAACACCGCCGGCGTCAACGCCTGCGAAAATCCCTCGTTGGTGCCGAAGGCGAGTACGATCAGGTCGGGCTTGTACTCGGCCAGTTCGTCGGCGACGACGCGGTCGTCCTCGCGGCCGAGATGGGTGAGCTGCGACCCGCTGACGCCGAGGTTGGAGACCGCCACGCCGCCCTTGCGCACGAAGGTGGCGAAGGAGGTGATGGTGACGACGCCATTGCCTTCCGTGGTGAGTTGGGCGGCGGATTGGCGCCAGTCGCTGTCGACCGTCCTGCAGGCGGCACCGCCCTGGCTGCCCGACAGGTCGAGCCGTTCGGTCTTCGCCCCCAACTGGATGATCGCGCTGCCGCCGCCCGCGCGGCGGACGCCGCACACCGTGACGCGATCGAAATTCTGGTCGGGCGTATCGGTCGTCACCCCCATCCGCTCGTCGCCACCGGCCGTGGTGAGCGAGAAGCCGGCGATGCCGATCGGCGCGCCCGCGCTGTTCCAGCCCCTGCCGAAATTGGCGTTGACCGTCCATCCCGCCGACATCGCCTGGGTGACGCCGAAGGTGATGACGCCCGGATAGGGCCGGCCCGGCGCCAGCATGCCGCGCCCGCCGAAGCCGAACCGGGCCTGCATCGGCACCCGCCAGCCGTTGGAGATCATGTCGCCGGCGGTGTGGCTGTCGCCGACCTGCATGATGTGGACGGGCCGGCGCGCATTGCTGCGCGCATCGTCGAGCGCGGCAAAGAACGGTTCGAGGTTGCGGGCATAGCAGAGGCGCGGTCCGCAATCCCGCGCCGCCGCCTGCGCGGTCGCTTCCGCCTGTTCCTGCGCGGCGACCGGAGTCACCGATGACGCCGCCGCGATCAGCGCGGCGGCGATGGCTGCAATCCGCCGCATCAGTTGGTGCGCTCCTCGACCGGTTCCGCACCGGGGGCCGGACGGCCCGCCTCGGCGCGGGCGATCTCGACGCTCTTGCGGATGCGCGTCGTCAGACCTTTGGTCAGCAGCGAATAGGCATGGCCCGTCGCCATGTGGATTCCGTCATTGGCGCGGGCCAGTTCGCTTCTTCCTGTCTTGGGGTCGGTGAGATGTGCAGTATATTGCCCATCGCCATCGACGCTGAGCGGCACCGTATCGA
The window above is part of the Sphingomonas sanxanigenens DSM 19645 = NX02 genome. Proteins encoded here:
- a CDS encoding MBOAT family O-acyltransferase, which gives rise to MLFPTASFGLFFLGVFALGWGTRRSLEWHKIVLLVASWIFYGAWDRRFVALLIVSGFLNWGAARLILHYDEEERPRRLVLIAGVVANLGILGWFKYYGFFMEQFVELLHGLGWQRDVTIMQVVLPVGISFFTFQGMSYLIDIYRRETRPARLLDMVLLMSFFPHLVAGPIVRASHLVPQLEAGPKLDRGMAAMGFLLIVWGLFKKSIIASYLATEFVDPIFFDPAAHGSFDLILASYGYAVQIYCDFSAYSDMAIGLAALLGYRFPINFNQPYRAASLQDFWRRWHISLSSWLRDYLYIALGGSRHGPARLYLALMTTMLLGGLWHGASWNFVIWGAIHGGVLVLERLWRQHRPAGLPTLPTALGILITFHIVTLAWIFFRSASFEAASAYLAGIAALDFSRGTTLAPLGLVLILFGLALHAFPPTLIQRVALMLRRWSPLMLGLAIGATILLVDSMRPEGVEPFIYYQF
- a CDS encoding GDSL-type esterase/lipase family protein, whose product is MRRIAAIAAALIAAASSVTPVAAQEQAEATAQAAARDCGPRLCYARNLEPFFAALDDARSNARRPVHIMQVGDSHTAGDMISNGWRVPMQARFGFGGRGMLAPGRPYPGVITFGVTQAMSAGWTVNANFGRGWNSAGAPIGIAGFSLTTAGGDERMGVTTDTPDQNFDRVTVCGVRRAGGGSAIIQLGAKTERLDLSGSQGGAACRTVDSDWRQSAAQLTTEGNGVVTITSFATFVRKGGVAVSNLGVSGSQLTHLGREDDRVVADELAEYKPDLIVLAFGTNEGFSQALTPAVFEVDLRAQVRRLRRLAGREVPILLIGAPDAGTSNVALARNYGSPVACPGDPGWYTPTLLSAIRERQRIVARDLKLGFWDWNAAMGGACAASTWRKADPPLVRGDHVHFTRAGGGRIGSMIFSDLDAAYARFAASRPR